In Flavobacterium sp. CS20, a single window of DNA contains:
- a CDS encoding DUF4168 domain-containing protein codes for MKKIVFALFVCLSTLSWSQNKTFSDQTIEKFAQAYIEIRNENMSFQLNKLTAIEKAGLSGDEFTDIHLKLLDSDKKNQLTKSEIDKYNLVKKNIENLKEDIQKNMERLIENQGLKVETYHAIAKASTQDKTLKEKIQKLIQ; via the coding sequence ATGAAAAAAATAGTTTTTGCATTATTTGTTTGTCTTTCAACTTTATCTTGGAGTCAAAATAAAACATTTTCAGACCAAACCATAGAAAAGTTTGCCCAGGCTTATATAGAAATTAGAAATGAAAATATGTCGTTTCAACTTAATAAATTGACAGCTATTGAAAAAGCAGGACTAAGTGGTGATGAATTTACCGATATACACCTAAAATTATTAGATTCTGACAAAAAAAATCAACTGACAAAATCTGAAATTGATAAATACAATTTGGTCAAAAAAAATATTGAAAACTTAAAAGAAGACATCCAAAAAAACATGGAGCGTTTGATTGAAAATCAAGGCTTAAAAGTAGAAACTTATCATGCCATTGCAAAAGCATCTACTCAAGATAAAACACTGAAAGAAAAAATACAAAAATTAATTCAGTAA